One window from the genome of Pseudanabaena yagii GIHE-NHR1 encodes:
- a CDS encoding LmeA family phospholipid-binding protein: MELFAGLLTTVLGIAGAPGIAIDKIATDFLRGQIVRADVLEVRVDNAPNYQILLGNVDRIRVAGRGVYVLEFLRIDEIDLETDPISIDPNVLQSGKIVLRRPLQAAVRVVLRSEDINTALRSPTIQSSFKNLSIDITGTNKGKSEILDLVNPEVTFLEGDRIRLAATLQSQPTIAKPKPTPLNVSVNAELKTIGGTRLQIINPRIELEGTPVPEKIANAFAQGLNKVLDLRQLESKGITARVLKLEFTEGKMQVIGFAKMDSIPNQ; this comes from the coding sequence ATGGAATTATTTGCTGGGTTACTCACGACAGTTCTAGGTATAGCAGGCGCACCTGGGATCGCAATCGACAAAATCGCGACGGATTTTTTGCGTGGGCAGATTGTGCGGGCAGATGTGTTAGAGGTGCGCGTTGATAATGCCCCCAATTATCAGATTTTGCTAGGTAATGTCGATCGCATTCGGGTTGCAGGTCGAGGAGTATACGTTTTAGAATTTCTCCGCATTGATGAGATTGATTTAGAAACTGACCCCATTAGTATCGATCCGAATGTATTGCAGTCTGGGAAAATTGTCTTACGCCGCCCATTACAAGCAGCCGTGCGCGTAGTATTGCGCTCCGAAGATATCAATACTGCTCTGCGATCACCAACGATCCAATCTTCTTTTAAAAACCTCAGCATTGATATTACAGGGACGAATAAAGGTAAATCCGAAATTCTCGATCTTGTTAATCCAGAGGTAACTTTTTTAGAAGGCGATCGCATTCGGCTGGCAGCAACCTTGCAATCACAACCGACAATTGCAAAACCGAAGCCAACTCCTCTAAATGTGTCTGTTAATGCCGAACTCAAAACCATTGGCGGTACAAGATTGCAAATCATTAATCCGCGAATTGAATTAGAAGGAACACCAGTTCCTGAAAAGATTGCTAATGCCTTTGCTCAGGGCTTAAATAAGGTGTTAGATCTAAGGCAATTGGAAAGTAAGGGTATCACTGCTAGAGTTCTGAAACTAGAATTTACGGAAGGAAAGATGCAGGTGATTGGCTTTGCCAAAATGGATTCTATTCCTAATCAATAA